One window of Corynebacterium sp. P3-F1 genomic DNA carries:
- a CDS encoding glutamine amidotransferase, with protein sequence MSRLLFLSLRDGAIGPEVSRAEYNDVLNATRLRPEQVERRMIPDAETPLGSLDGFDGIIVGGSSLNITNAEWSPWQRHVDEVLSEVVSGPRPVFFVCFGLSWLTHHLGGAVAHTHPEAAGPTVVKLLPAAENDPLTAGLPEHFTALTGHTENAEPHPAQLELLASGPTCSVQIVRYGDHVWATQFHAEMDHTAMKARMDFFFDYGYFPAAEYDTIVASLPGVDTTYANELLRRFTAYCGVN encoded by the coding sequence ATGTCTCGTCTGCTCTTTCTGTCTCTGCGCGACGGCGCAATCGGTCCTGAAGTCTCTCGCGCCGAGTACAACGATGTCCTAAACGCAACGAGGCTGCGTCCTGAGCAGGTCGAACGACGAATGATCCCGGACGCGGAGACACCACTGGGCAGTCTCGACGGCTTCGACGGCATCATTGTCGGCGGCAGCTCCCTCAACATCACCAACGCTGAATGGTCGCCGTGGCAGCGCCATGTCGACGAGGTACTCTCCGAGGTGGTTTCCGGTCCTCGCCCGGTCTTCTTCGTCTGCTTCGGGCTGAGCTGGCTCACCCACCATCTCGGCGGCGCTGTCGCGCACACGCATCCGGAGGCGGCGGGGCCGACCGTGGTCAAGCTGCTCCCCGCAGCTGAAAATGACCCGCTCACGGCGGGTCTACCAGAGCATTTCACGGCTCTGACCGGGCACACGGAGAATGCGGAGCCGCACCCGGCGCAGCTCGAGCTGCTGGCCAGCGGTCCGACGTGCTCCGTGCAGATTGTCCGCTACGGCGACCACGTCTGGGCGACGCAGTTCCACGCGGAGATGGACCACACGGCGATGAAGGCCCGGATGGACTTCTTCTTCGATTACGGGTACTTCCCCGCCGCGGAATACGACACGATTGTCGCGTCGCTCCCCGGCGTGGACACCACATACGCCAACGAGTTGCTGCGGCGATTTACCGCGTACTGCGGTGTGAACTAG
- a CDS encoding DUF3097 domain-containing protein: MSGFNSHADPYGGDIFAGHARKKPRAYPQVEATGDIVAEVFGDHFVGLVVGVERTYDGEFVRLEDRYGTQRLFKMLPGAFMVEGQRVTLTRPAVRQEARRSNSGSRRVENVQAKVAMPSRIWVEGVHDAAIVEKVWGHDLRVEGVVVEYLEGLDNLPERLAEFEPGPGRRIGVLADHLIEGSKESRLVADVGPHVLVTGHPYVDIWAAVKPERLGLRAWPDVPKGEDWKTGICRRVGWSDPREGWNRVYSAIETFRDLDHTLIGAVERLVDFVTTPELPKESF, encoded by the coding sequence ATGAGCGGATTCAACAGCCACGCAGACCCCTACGGCGGCGATATCTTCGCCGGTCACGCACGCAAAAAGCCGAGGGCATACCCGCAAGTAGAGGCGACGGGCGATATCGTCGCGGAAGTCTTCGGCGACCACTTCGTGGGCCTTGTGGTCGGCGTGGAGCGCACCTACGACGGAGAGTTCGTGCGGCTCGAGGACCGCTACGGCACCCAGCGCCTGTTCAAGATGCTGCCCGGCGCGTTCATGGTGGAGGGGCAGCGCGTGACGTTGACACGTCCCGCGGTCAGGCAGGAAGCGCGCCGTTCCAATTCCGGGTCGCGCCGCGTGGAGAATGTCCAGGCGAAGGTGGCCATGCCGTCAAGGATCTGGGTCGAGGGTGTGCACGACGCCGCCATCGTAGAGAAGGTGTGGGGGCACGATCTGCGCGTCGAGGGCGTCGTTGTGGAGTACCTCGAAGGGTTAGACAACCTGCCGGAGCGACTCGCCGAATTCGAGCCGGGGCCGGGGCGACGGATTGGGGTGCTCGCGGACCACCTCATCGAGGGCTCGAAGGAATCCCGCCTTGTCGCCGATGTCGGACCGCATGTGCTGGTCACTGGCCACCCCTACGTGGATATCTGGGCTGCAGTGAAGCCCGAGCGCCTTGGCCTGCGCGCGTGGCCGGACGTGCCGAAGGGGGAGGACTGGAAAACCGGGATCTGCCGACGGGTAGGGTGGTCGGACCCGCGTGAAGGGTGGAACCGCGTGTACAGCGCCATCGAAACATTCCGGGACCTCGATCACACGCTGATTGGAGCAGTAGAGAGGCTCGTCGACTTCGTGACCACGCCGGAACTGCCCAAAGAAAGCTTTTGA
- a CDS encoding PFL family protein yields MANDLNFKASNIVDVISMIEDYRLDIRTVTMGISLIGCTRATMEATAQAVYDRVTQRAARLVEVCEAIERELGIPIVNKRVSVSPISLVAAGVEGNPADIARALDRAAVELGVNFIGGYSALVEKGATEADKRLIQSIPEALSETNFVCGSVNVASSRAGINMDAVRTMGEVVKDAAERTADQSSIACAKLVVFANAVGDNPFMAGAFHGIEEPDTVVSVGVSGPGVVDYAITPLDGATLNEVAEEIKKAAFKITRAGQLVGTLAAERLGVPFGIVDLSLAPTAEVGDSVAHILEHMGLGHVGTHGTTAALALLNDAVKKGGMMACSRVGGLSGSFIPVSEDQGMIDAVRSGSISLDKLEAMTSICSVGFDMIAIPGDTPASSIAGMIADEAAIGVMNHKTTAARLIPVPGTKPGDEVNFGGLLGYAPVIPVNEVSSAPFIERGGFIPAPVHGFRN; encoded by the coding sequence ATGGCGAACGACCTCAATTTCAAGGCCTCCAATATCGTCGATGTCATCTCGATGATCGAGGATTACCGCCTAGACATCCGCACCGTGACCATGGGGATCTCCCTCATCGGCTGCACCCGCGCCACGATGGAAGCCACCGCGCAGGCCGTCTACGACCGGGTGACACAGCGGGCAGCACGTCTCGTGGAAGTATGCGAAGCCATTGAACGCGAGTTAGGCATCCCCATCGTGAACAAGCGGGTGTCTGTCTCCCCCATTTCGCTCGTTGCAGCAGGCGTGGAAGGCAACCCCGCCGACATCGCGCGCGCCCTCGACCGTGCGGCGGTAGAGCTGGGCGTGAACTTCATCGGCGGGTATTCCGCACTCGTAGAAAAGGGTGCGACGGAAGCCGACAAGCGCCTCATTCAATCCATCCCGGAGGCACTGTCCGAAACCAACTTCGTGTGCGGCTCGGTGAACGTCGCTTCCTCGCGGGCGGGCATCAACATGGACGCCGTGAGGACGATGGGCGAAGTGGTCAAAGATGCCGCCGAGCGCACGGCCGACCAGTCCTCCATTGCCTGCGCGAAGCTCGTCGTCTTCGCTAACGCCGTCGGCGACAACCCATTCATGGCCGGCGCCTTCCACGGTATTGAGGAGCCGGACACCGTGGTCTCCGTCGGTGTCTCAGGACCAGGCGTTGTTGACTACGCCATCACGCCGCTCGATGGAGCGACGCTGAACGAGGTCGCCGAGGAGATCAAGAAAGCCGCGTTCAAAATCACCCGCGCGGGTCAGCTGGTGGGCACCCTCGCCGCGGAACGCCTCGGGGTGCCGTTCGGCATCGTCGACCTCTCGCTCGCCCCCACGGCGGAGGTCGGCGATTCCGTCGCGCACATTCTAGAGCACATGGGCCTTGGCCACGTGGGCACCCACGGGACGACAGCCGCACTCGCGCTGCTTAACGACGCCGTCAAGAAAGGCGGCATGATGGCCTGCTCCCGCGTCGGAGGCCTTTCGGGCTCTTTCATCCCGGTCTCCGAGGACCAGGGCATGATCGATGCCGTCCGGTCCGGCTCCATCTCCCTGGACAAGCTGGAGGCGATGACCTCGATCTGCTCCGTCGGCTTCGACATGATCGCTATCCCGGGTGACACACCCGCGTCGAGTATCGCCGGAATGATCGCGGACGAGGCCGCGATCGGTGTGATGAACCACAAGACCACCGCAGCTCGCCTCATCCCGGTTCCAGGTACGAAGCCCGGCGACGAGGTGAACTTCGGTGGTCTCTTAGGCTACGCACCGGTGATCCCAGTCAACGAGGTCAGCAGCGCTCCCTTTATCGAGCGCGGCGGGTTCATTCCCGCGCCCGTACACGGTTTCCGCAACTAG
- a CDS encoding SDR family oxidoreductase, producing MSTEETPQETSKFVLVLGAGGNVSKHTVPLLIESGHKVAALVRNPDHAQSLIDAGATVIIQDLTTLDEEGWARLITPFDTVVWSAGAGGGSPERTYAVDRDAALKAVDALEELGEFAPHFIMVSYAGAAEATAEDDGGSWYAYVESKKAVDQRLLTSDLPYTILGPTRLTDEPSKGLTVLTELRNADSTTSRELVAQVIVEAVDRGGLQPNPFEFEDGTTPVSQA from the coding sequence ATGAGCACTGAAGAAACACCCCAAGAGACATCCAAGTTCGTCCTCGTTCTCGGAGCAGGCGGCAATGTGTCCAAGCACACGGTTCCACTGCTCATCGAGTCGGGGCACAAGGTTGCCGCGCTCGTGCGCAATCCTGATCACGCGCAATCGCTTATCGACGCCGGTGCAACCGTCATCATCCAGGACCTCACCACCCTCGACGAGGAAGGCTGGGCCCGCCTGATCACCCCGTTCGACACTGTCGTGTGGTCCGCCGGTGCGGGCGGTGGCAGCCCGGAGCGCACCTACGCAGTCGACCGGGACGCCGCGCTGAAGGCCGTTGATGCGCTGGAAGAGCTCGGCGAGTTCGCCCCGCACTTCATCATGGTGTCTTATGCCGGCGCCGCTGAGGCGACGGCGGAGGATGACGGTGGATCGTGGTACGCGTACGTGGAGTCGAAGAAGGCTGTGGACCAGCGCTTGCTCACTTCGGACTTGCCATACACGATCCTTGGACCGACGCGCTTGACCGACGAGCCGTCGAAGGGCCTGACCGTTCTCACCGAACTGCGCAACGCGGATTCAACCACCTCGCGCGAGCTTGTCGCTCAAGTCATCGTCGAGGCTGTGGACCGCGGCGGGCTGCAGCCGAACCCGTTCGAATTCGAGGACGGCACGACCCCTGTGTCGCAGGCCTAG
- a CDS encoding DUF6676 family protein — translation MSQSAPDVHGLAEQLADGGVAFGTDNPANVPLRGDLEAAVADVAPTATGRTGVIILEQTGQPAGQLRDLAQDTQALTDLDTVIVRTPASTAAVSDTLTRAQVERGQYALISEPDYAAGIRAFGAEADGFSVPWGLVAGALIVLIGVAVVASAATFRAGVKDSD, via the coding sequence ATGAGTCAAAGCGCCCCCGATGTACATGGTCTTGCGGAGCAGCTTGCCGACGGCGGCGTTGCATTCGGTACCGATAATCCCGCTAACGTCCCTCTGCGTGGGGACTTGGAGGCAGCCGTCGCTGACGTGGCGCCGACCGCCACCGGCCGTACCGGGGTCATTATTCTCGAGCAGACTGGCCAGCCGGCGGGGCAGCTCCGCGACCTCGCTCAAGACACACAGGCATTGACCGATCTCGACACAGTCATTGTCCGCACGCCTGCGTCCACTGCTGCAGTCAGCGACACTCTGACGCGAGCGCAGGTGGAAAGAGGGCAGTACGCACTCATCTCTGAACCGGATTACGCGGCAGGTATCCGAGCCTTCGGTGCCGAGGCGGACGGGTTCTCAGTCCCTTGGGGTCTTGTTGCGGGGGCGCTCATTGTTCTTATCGGTGTTGCCGTGGTCGCGTCGGCGGCAACGTTCCGCGCAGGCGTCAAGGATTCAGACTAG
- the acnA gene encoding aconitate hydratase AcnA — translation MSESKNSFGAKKTLEVGDKSYDYYALDAVEGMEKLPYSLKVLGENLLRTEDGKNVTEEHIKAIANWDPSAEPSVEIQFTPARVLMQDFTGVPCVVDLATMREAVSSLGGNPDQVNPLNPAEMVIDHSVIIEAFGSENALDKNVEIEYERNEERYQFLRWGAENFSNFRVVPPGTGIVHQVNIEYLSRVVFDNEGVAYPDTCIGTDSHTTMENGLGILGWGVGGIEAEAAMLGQPVSMLIPRVVGFKLTGEIPVGVTATDVVLTVTEMLRQHGVVQKFVEFYGDGVKEIPLANRATIGNMSPEFGSTCAIFPIDEETINYLHLTGRDQETIDRVEAYAKAQGMWLEQGAAEAEYSEYLELDLSTVKPSIAGPKRPQDRILLAESKDTFRKQLPDYNTAGDGQSEPVRAEKVETVSYNESWPANGESAAEGAQGRASKPVIVESPQGGEYTLDHGMVAIAAITSCTNTSNPSVMVGAALLARKAAEKGLKAKPWVKTIMAPGSQVVDGYYNRADLWKDLEAVGFYLSGFGCASCIGNSGPLPNEISDAINEYDLTATAVLSGNRNFEGRISPDVKMNYLASPLLVIAYAIAGTMDFDFESQPLGQDQDGNDVFLKDVWPSPDEIEGVIADTISREMYEKDYADVFKGDQQWQNLDVPEGKTFAWNEDSTYIRKAPYFDGMPEQPEAVEDITGARVLAKLGDSVTTDHISPASSIKPGTPAANYLDDNGVARHDYNSFGSRRGNHEVMVRGTFANIRLRNQLVEDAGGYTLDFTQDGNPQAFIYDAAQNYAEQNIPLVVLAGKEYGTGSSRDWAAKGTNLLGVRAVITESFERIHRSNLIGMGVLPLQFPEGESHESLGLDGTETFDISGITAFNDGDTIPETVHVTATKDGGETVEFDAKVRVDTPGEAEYYRHGGILQYVLRQMVKS, via the coding sequence GTGTCTGAAAGCAAGAACTCCTTCGGCGCCAAGAAGACCCTGGAGGTCGGCGACAAGTCTTATGACTACTACGCCCTCGACGCCGTCGAAGGCATGGAGAAACTGCCCTACTCGCTCAAGGTGCTGGGCGAGAACCTCCTCCGCACCGAGGACGGCAAAAACGTCACCGAGGAGCACATCAAGGCCATCGCCAACTGGGACCCGTCGGCAGAGCCGTCCGTGGAGATCCAATTCACTCCGGCCCGCGTCCTCATGCAGGACTTTACCGGTGTGCCCTGTGTCGTCGACCTTGCCACCATGCGTGAGGCCGTTTCTTCCCTCGGCGGCAACCCGGATCAGGTCAACCCGCTGAACCCGGCAGAGATGGTCATTGACCACTCTGTCATCATCGAGGCGTTCGGCTCCGAGAACGCTCTGGACAAGAACGTCGAGATCGAGTACGAGCGCAACGAGGAGCGCTACCAGTTCCTGCGCTGGGGTGCGGAGAACTTCTCCAACTTCCGCGTCGTTCCGCCGGGAACCGGTATCGTCCACCAGGTCAACATCGAGTACCTGTCCCGCGTTGTCTTTGACAACGAGGGCGTCGCCTACCCGGACACCTGCATCGGTACCGACTCTCACACCACCATGGAGAACGGCCTGGGCATCCTGGGCTGGGGCGTCGGCGGCATCGAGGCCGAGGCTGCAATGCTCGGCCAGCCGGTGTCCATGCTCATCCCGCGCGTCGTCGGCTTCAAGCTCACTGGCGAAATCCCGGTCGGCGTGACCGCAACCGACGTCGTCCTCACCGTCACCGAGATGCTCCGCCAGCACGGTGTGGTGCAGAAGTTCGTCGAGTTCTACGGTGACGGTGTCAAGGAGATCCCGCTGGCCAACCGCGCCACCATCGGTAACATGTCTCCGGAGTTCGGTTCCACCTGCGCGATCTTCCCGATCGACGAGGAGACCATCAACTACCTGCACCTCACCGGCCGCGACCAGGAGACCATCGACCGCGTCGAGGCATACGCCAAGGCTCAGGGCATGTGGCTCGAGCAGGGTGCTGCAGAGGCTGAGTACTCCGAGTACCTCGAGCTCGACCTGTCCACCGTGAAGCCGTCCATCGCTGGCCCGAAGCGCCCGCAGGACCGCATCCTCCTGGCAGAGTCGAAGGACACCTTCCGCAAGCAGCTGCCGGACTACAACACCGCTGGCGACGGCCAGTCTGAGCCGGTCCGCGCAGAGAAGGTCGAGACCGTTTCCTACAACGAGTCCTGGCCGGCAAACGGCGAGTCCGCTGCTGAGGGCGCGCAGGGCCGTGCATCCAAGCCGGTCATCGTCGAGTCCCCGCAGGGCGGCGAGTACACCCTCGACCACGGCATGGTCGCCATCGCGGCAATCACCTCCTGCACCAACACCTCGAACCCGTCCGTCATGGTCGGTGCTGCACTGCTGGCACGCAAGGCTGCAGAGAAGGGCCTGAAGGCGAAGCCGTGGGTCAAGACCATCATGGCTCCGGGCTCCCAGGTCGTCGACGGCTACTACAACCGCGCGGACCTGTGGAAGGACCTCGAGGCTGTCGGCTTCTACCTCTCCGGCTTCGGCTGCGCGTCCTGCATCGGTAACTCCGGCCCGCTGCCGAACGAGATCTCCGATGCGATCAACGAATACGACCTGACGGCTACTGCTGTGCTGTCCGGTAACCGTAACTTCGAGGGCCGCATCTCCCCGGACGTGAAGATGAACTACCTCGCGTCCCCGCTGCTGGTCATCGCTTACGCGATCGCCGGCACCATGGACTTCGACTTCGAGTCCCAGCCGCTCGGCCAGGACCAAGACGGCAACGACGTGTTCTTGAAGGACGTCTGGCCGTCTCCGGACGAGATCGAGGGTGTCATCGCCGACACGATCTCCCGCGAAATGTACGAGAAGGACTACGCTGACGTTTTCAAGGGCGACCAGCAGTGGCAGAACCTCGACGTTCCGGAGGGCAAGACCTTCGCATGGAACGAGGACTCCACCTACATCCGCAAGGCTCCGTACTTCGACGGCATGCCGGAGCAGCCGGAGGCAGTCGAGGACATCACCGGTGCTCGCGTTCTGGCGAAGCTGGGCGACTCGGTCACCACCGACCACATCTCCCCCGCTTCCTCCATCAAGCCGGGCACCCCGGCGGCGAACTACCTCGACGACAACGGTGTCGCTCGCCACGACTACAACTCCTTCGGTTCCCGTCGCGGTAACCATGAGGTCATGGTCCGCGGCACCTTCGCGAACATCCGCCTCCGCAACCAGCTCGTCGAGGACGCTGGCGGCTACACCCTGGACTTCACCCAGGACGGCAACCCGCAGGCGTTTATCTACGACGCCGCCCAGAACTACGCCGAGCAGAATATCCCGCTGGTCGTCCTGGCTGGTAAGGAGTACGGCACCGGTTCTTCCCGCGACTGGGCTGCGAAGGGCACCAACCTCCTCGGCGTTCGCGCCGTGATCACCGAGTCCTTCGAGCGCATCCACCGCTCGAACCTGATCGGCATGGGCGTGCTCCCGCTGCAGTTCCCGGAGGGCGAGTCCCACGAGTCCCTCGGCCTTGACGGCACCGAGACCTTCGACATCTCCGGTATCACCGCCTTCAACGACGGCGACACCATCCCGGAGACCGTCCACGTCACCGCCACCAAGGACGGCGGCGAGACCGTCGAGTTCGACGCCAAGGTCCGCGTCGACACACCAGGTGAGGCTGAGTACTACCGCCACGGCGGCATCCTCCAGTACGTGCTGCGTCAGATGGTCAAGAGCTAG
- a CDS encoding DIP1281 family NlpC/P60 protein, whose amino-acid sequence MDFTVHPAGTRPQLPQKRSKALSKPNKFSLRTILPAAACVATLSMASASVEAVAQESPLTAIISEISQHEADINRINLEIGNLREAVNQALVDLHDAQSLAEQARRGAHEARQRLDETQAEVEKAQDELDQLSRSAYRATGANGSPVHAGADARKDSLDRQTYLRKESEEKQRAIEDLQRVRTAAANNESTLRQASRLADDRATAAEEAETRARATLESSVTSLETQLAQRDAVSAELSQAQNELVEHRPEAASALGNETQSQPSPAGEQAEASVSTDSTNSKDADAARNGALDAGQDAQTNSSSESASPASTEASEAHGGEPSASSPDSTPESSTEASESAAAKIGETTTSKGAEEHGAAVDSDVTPDSGDTKDRDNGEDGTPGAPTPPSLEDFSNPDTVQAALDAFAEAVGQTQAEHTSFDSPYTESAATEENDDSTSGSESEGIAAPSSSDSADDAVTETDEEQGTNVAGVLPEVEDAKQVTDSLRGSDTASDGNREQQIEAVIARAESQIGTPYVWGGGDANGATMGLDGKGYNGKAGYDCSGLVLYAYSGAGVSLPHYTGYQYQRGTQIPVDEAERGDLLFWGDGGSQHVAIYLGDGMMLEAPQTGMNVQKTAVRRNGLAPMAVRLI is encoded by the coding sequence GTGGATTTCACCGTCCATCCCGCGGGTACGCGGCCCCAACTGCCCCAGAAGCGCTCAAAGGCATTGAGCAAACCGAACAAGTTCAGTCTCCGTACGATTCTTCCGGCGGCTGCGTGCGTGGCTACGTTGTCCATGGCGAGCGCGTCGGTGGAAGCGGTCGCCCAAGAGTCGCCGCTTACAGCGATCATTTCCGAGATCTCTCAGCACGAGGCGGACATCAACCGGATCAACCTCGAGATCGGCAATCTTCGCGAGGCAGTCAACCAGGCCCTCGTGGACTTGCACGACGCTCAGTCTCTCGCGGAACAGGCTCGGCGTGGCGCCCATGAAGCACGGCAGCGTCTCGACGAGACGCAGGCGGAGGTGGAAAAGGCGCAGGACGAACTCGACCAGCTTTCCCGTTCCGCCTATCGCGCCACCGGTGCTAACGGTTCACCGGTCCACGCAGGTGCGGATGCCCGAAAGGATTCCCTTGACCGCCAGACGTATCTGCGCAAGGAGTCCGAGGAGAAGCAGCGTGCTATCGAGGATCTGCAGCGTGTCCGTACGGCGGCAGCAAACAACGAATCCACCTTGCGTCAAGCCAGCAGGCTTGCCGACGATCGCGCAACCGCCGCCGAAGAAGCTGAAACCCGCGCGCGGGCGACGCTGGAGTCGTCCGTGACATCCCTGGAAACTCAATTGGCTCAGCGGGATGCGGTCTCGGCTGAACTGTCGCAGGCGCAGAACGAACTTGTCGAACACCGCCCAGAAGCTGCCTCGGCATTGGGCAACGAGACTCAGTCCCAGCCGTCGCCCGCTGGCGAACAGGCGGAAGCATCTGTCTCGACGGATTCGACGAATTCAAAGGACGCGGACGCTGCCCGAAACGGCGCTCTCGATGCAGGCCAGGACGCGCAGACGAACTCTTCTAGTGAGAGTGCTTCACCAGCCTCGACGGAGGCGTCGGAAGCACATGGTGGCGAACCTAGCGCTTCGTCACCTGATTCGACGCCTGAATCGTCCACGGAGGCAAGCGAAAGCGCTGCAGCCAAGATCGGAGAAACAACTACCTCTAAAGGAGCAGAGGAGCACGGCGCGGCAGTCGATTCTGACGTCACCCCGGACTCGGGCGATACCAAAGACCGAGATAATGGGGAAGACGGGACACCTGGAGCTCCAACACCGCCATCGCTCGAAGACTTCTCCAACCCGGACACCGTCCAGGCCGCCCTTGACGCATTCGCGGAAGCTGTCGGTCAGACCCAGGCTGAGCACACCAGCTTCGACAGCCCGTACACGGAGTCGGCTGCTACCGAGGAGAACGATGATTCTACGTCGGGTAGTGAGTCGGAGGGGATCGCAGCGCCGTCGTCAAGCGATAGCGCCGATGACGCTGTCACAGAGACAGACGAAGAGCAAGGAACGAACGTCGCCGGCGTTCTTCCCGAGGTCGAGGACGCGAAGCAAGTTACCGACTCGCTGAGGGGCAGCGACACTGCATCCGACGGCAACCGCGAGCAGCAGATCGAGGCGGTCATCGCCCGCGCTGAATCGCAGATCGGCACCCCCTACGTGTGGGGCGGCGGCGACGCGAACGGTGCGACAATGGGACTCGACGGCAAGGGCTACAACGGGAAAGCCGGCTACGACTGCTCCGGTCTGGTTCTCTACGCCTACTCCGGTGCCGGCGTTTCGCTGCCGCACTACACGGGTTACCAGTACCAGCGCGGCACCCAAATCCCTGTCGATGAGGCCGAGCGCGGCGATCTTTTGTTCTGGGGCGACGGTGGAAGCCAGCACGTGGCCATCTATCTCGGCGACGGAATGATGCTGGAAGCACCCCAGACCGGAATGAACGTCCAAAAGACTGCGGTGCGCCGCAACGGACTTGCGCCCATGGCAGTCCGCCTGATCTAG
- a CDS encoding ferrochelatase, with the protein MSETQFDALLVLSFGGPEGEDEVIPFLENVTRGRGIPRERLAEVGEHYFNFGGVSPINGQNREIISNLEAEISNRGETLPVYFGNRNWHPYAADAADQIAADGHTRVAVFATSAWGGYSACRQYDEDIVKLREAHPDIEFTKLWQFYGHPIFVKLMADHVRAAWEAADQKSTRVLFTAHSVPNAADDASGGPANANLYSRQVAEASRLIALEAGVPDYEVVWQSRSGNPRTPWLEPDVVDRTEEIDDAGEGVEHIICVPVGFITDHMEVVWDLDTELKEACEERGITLTRTPTVALEPEFAKLVLDLVDNTAAGTEPESLSTVTVQGCTLNGAPCKEGCCAPQRPKPVS; encoded by the coding sequence ATGTCTGAAACCCAATTTGATGCACTCCTCGTCCTTTCCTTCGGCGGCCCCGAGGGAGAGGACGAGGTCATTCCATTTCTGGAGAATGTGACCCGCGGCCGCGGGATCCCGCGCGAGCGCTTGGCGGAGGTGGGTGAGCACTACTTCAATTTCGGCGGCGTGAGCCCGATCAACGGTCAGAACCGCGAGATCATCTCTAACCTCGAGGCGGAGATCTCCAACCGCGGCGAAACTCTGCCGGTGTACTTCGGCAACCGCAACTGGCACCCGTACGCAGCTGACGCCGCGGACCAGATCGCAGCGGACGGCCACACACGCGTCGCGGTCTTCGCCACCTCCGCGTGGGGTGGCTATTCCGCTTGCCGTCAATACGACGAGGACATCGTGAAGCTGCGCGAGGCGCACCCGGATATCGAGTTCACCAAGCTGTGGCAGTTCTACGGCCACCCGATCTTTGTGAAGTTGATGGCCGACCACGTTCGCGCCGCGTGGGAGGCGGCAGACCAGAAGAGCACCCGCGTCCTGTTCACCGCGCACTCGGTCCCGAACGCGGCCGACGACGCCTCAGGCGGCCCTGCCAACGCGAACCTTTACTCCCGCCAGGTCGCCGAGGCGTCCCGCCTGATCGCCCTCGAGGCCGGCGTTCCCGACTACGAAGTCGTGTGGCAGTCCCGCTCCGGCAATCCGCGCACCCCGTGGCTCGAGCCGGACGTTGTCGACCGCACCGAGGAGATCGACGACGCGGGCGAGGGTGTCGAGCACATCATCTGCGTGCCCGTCGGCTTCATCACCGACCACATGGAGGTCGTCTGGGACCTCGACACTGAATTGAAGGAAGCGTGTGAGGAGCGGGGCATCACGCTCACCCGCACGCCGACGGTCGCTCTGGAACCGGAATTCGCGAAACTCGTCCTCGACCTCGTGGATAACACCGCCGCGGGCACCGAGCCGGAAAGCTTGTCGACGGTCACCGTCCAGGGCTGCACCCTCAACGGCGCACCGTGCAAGGAAGGGTGCTGCGCTCCCCAGCGTCCGAAGCCTGTTTCCTAG
- a CDS encoding NfeD family protein, protein MGTVIWLIGTLVLAGLELAAGEFTFLMLAGGALVTAGASLFGIPLWAEIVIFGLASGALILFLRPWLHRRYITPAALDTSPKALVGSKAEVLEDIGRSGGQVRLDGSIWSARAIDPSMTIPAGEHVTVADIDGPTAVVWKE, encoded by the coding sequence GTGGGAACAGTAATTTGGCTTATTGGCACTCTTGTTCTCGCCGGCCTCGAATTAGCAGCCGGCGAGTTCACTTTCCTCATGCTCGCCGGAGGCGCGCTGGTCACGGCGGGCGCAAGCCTGTTCGGTATACCTCTGTGGGCAGAAATCGTGATTTTCGGGTTAGCGTCCGGTGCCCTGATTCTGTTTCTCCGTCCCTGGCTGCACCGCCGGTACATTACGCCGGCTGCCCTGGACACATCTCCGAAGGCGCTTGTCGGATCCAAAGCAGAGGTGCTAGAGGACATTGGCCGCTCCGGTGGCCAGGTCCGTCTCGACGGGTCGATCTGGTCGGCCCGCGCCATCGACCCCAGCATGACCATTCCCGCCGGTGAGCATGTCACCGTCGCCGACATCGACGGCCCGACCGCCGTCGTCTGGAAGGAGTGA
- a CDS encoding ACT domain-containing protein translates to MYAIITTTGPDRVGIIAGVAQAAAEHDLNIVDVSQTIMDDFFTMIMRAQLPAEGFDLAGLQDTMSSLGKDLGVEIRVQNEALFTAMNEV, encoded by the coding sequence ATGTACGCCATCATCACCACCACGGGGCCCGACCGCGTGGGCATCATCGCCGGCGTCGCACAGGCCGCCGCCGAGCACGACCTCAACATCGTCGACGTGTCCCAGACAATCATGGACGACTTCTTCACCATGATCATGCGCGCGCAGCTGCCTGCGGAGGGATTCGACCTCGCCGGCCTGCAAGACACCATGTCTTCACTTGGCAAAGACCTCGGCGTGGAAATCCGCGTCCAGAACGAGGCCCTGTTCACCGCCATGAACGAGGTGTAA